The proteins below are encoded in one region of Metabacillus dongyingensis:
- a CDS encoding GIY-YIG nuclease family protein, translated as METNSTHFFYVLECRDGSYYAGYTNDLEARIQKHNAGKGAKYTRARKPVSLLYNKPFETKSEALKAEYYFKKLSRKKKDEFLKMPDEEKVWGFSQGEDDTNAGTKKL; from the coding sequence ATGGAGACAAATAGCACTCATTTCTTTTATGTGCTCGAATGCAGGGATGGGAGCTATTATGCAGGCTACACAAATGACCTTGAAGCCCGCATTCAAAAACATAATGCCGGAAAAGGCGCTAAATACACCCGTGCAAGAAAACCAGTATCTTTGCTTTATAACAAGCCGTTTGAAACAAAAAGCGAGGCTCTTAAGGCAGAATATTACTTCAAAAAGCTGTCGAGGAAAAAGAAGGACGAGTTTTTGAAAATGCCTGATGAGGAAAAGGTATGGGGATTTTCGCAGGGAGAGGATGATACAAATGCAGGAACAAAAAAGCTTTAA
- a CDS encoding AbrB/MazE/SpoVT family DNA-binding domain-containing protein, with product MNMKSTGIVRKVDELGRVVIPIELRRTLGIAEKDALEIYVDDERIILKKYKPNMTCAVTGEVSDDNFTLGNGKLVLSREGAEQILKEIQSNLVK from the coding sequence ATAAACATGAAATCTACAGGAATCGTACGTAAAGTTGATGAGCTCGGCCGTGTGGTTATTCCAATCGAATTGCGACGCACTTTAGGAATCGCAGAAAAAGACGCATTAGAAATCTACGTGGATGACGAAAGAATTATCCTTAAAAAATATAAACCAAACATGACTTGTGCTGTAACTGGCGAAGTATCTGATGATAACTTCACTCTAGGCAACGGAAAATTAGTTCTTAGCCGCGAAGGTGCAGAACAAATTCTTAAAGAAATTCAAAGCAATTTAGTAAAATAA
- the rsmI gene encoding 16S rRNA (cytidine(1402)-2'-O)-methyltransferase, translated as MQEQKSFNQDTEWGSLYLVPTPIGNLEDMTFRAINILKEVDVIAAEDTRESKKLCNYFEIDTHLISYHEHNKESSGHKILELMKQGKSVALVSDAGMPIISDPGSQLVNEILAENGKVIPLPGANAALTALVASGITPQPFFFFGFLERQKKEKKKQLEELSKRTETMIFYESPHRLKETLAVMSEILGNRRICLSRELTKRFEEFIRGTIKDALMWSEENQIRGEFCLIVEGRDEKDVITEEEWWTPLTLEEHVSHYVREGHASKEAIKQVAKERGIPKRDVYQSYHVNE; from the coding sequence ATGCAGGAACAAAAAAGCTTTAACCAAGATACAGAGTGGGGATCTCTTTACCTGGTCCCAACTCCTATAGGGAATTTAGAAGATATGACGTTTCGCGCAATCAATATTTTAAAAGAGGTTGATGTAATTGCAGCTGAGGATACAAGGGAGTCGAAAAAGCTGTGCAATTACTTTGAAATCGATACTCATCTGATTAGTTACCATGAGCATAATAAGGAATCAAGCGGCCATAAAATTCTTGAGCTGATGAAGCAGGGAAAAAGCGTTGCCTTAGTTAGTGATGCCGGGATGCCGATTATTTCAGATCCAGGCAGCCAGCTTGTAAATGAAATTTTGGCTGAGAATGGAAAGGTTATACCTCTCCCGGGTGCAAATGCAGCCCTGACGGCTTTAGTAGCATCAGGAATTACCCCTCAGCCATTCTTCTTTTTCGGATTTTTGGAAAGACAGAAAAAAGAGAAGAAAAAGCAGCTGGAAGAATTATCGAAGCGCACAGAAACGATGATTTTTTATGAATCTCCCCATCGGTTAAAGGAAACTCTGGCGGTGATGAGTGAAATATTGGGCAACCGCAGAATATGCTTATCAAGAGAGCTGACCAAACGCTTCGAGGAATTTATCCGGGGAACAATAAAAGACGCTTTAATGTGGTCGGAGGAAAATCAGATTCGCGGTGAGTTTTGTTTAATCGTTGAAGGAAGAGATGAAAAGGACGTGATCACGGAAGAAGAGTGGTGGACCCCCCTTACTCTTGAAGAACATGTCAGTCATTATGTCCGTGAAGGCCATGCTTCAAAAGAAGCAATTAAGCAAGTAGCAAAAGAACGCGGCATACCGAAGCGGGATGTTTATCAGTCCTATCATGTAAATGAATAA